One window of bacterium HR11 genomic DNA carries:
- the cheW_2 gene encoding Chemotaxis protein CheW codes for MVDIARVRRKARAQKATSRPESQDRAQAPPEAVEGPPPAEAPKPPTPSETPPTAPPTALAEVPVPAPPVPESASRPEAQESRPVPPEGRPAAPAQILARLLKGAPALGRGPVRPTAETVESAEALLVFSLAGEWYAVPLAQVRYIWSVRWVQSVEEKAATPTESVEVFTRVPGAPPEVRGVMSLRGRMVVVYDTHRRLGLPPPDTTRLWILVIQDGDDRVGLFIERQSYVYRVSPEAILPPPFHLPSEKSEFLRGIVQHGDRVIGVLDLDRFLAL; via the coding sequence ATGGTCGACATCGCCCGGGTCCGGCGCAAGGCGCGAGCGCAGAAGGCGACGTCCCGGCCGGAATCTCAGGATAGGGCGCAGGCCCCGCCGGAGGCCGTGGAAGGTCCGCCGCCCGCGGAGGCCCCGAAGCCGCCGACGCCGTCCGAGACGCCGCCCACGGCCCCGCCGACGGCGTTGGCCGAGGTCCCGGTCCCAGCGCCGCCGGTCCCCGAGTCTGCCAGTCGGCCTGAGGCTCAAGAAAGCCGGCCGGTGCCGCCCGAGGGTCGACCCGCCGCGCCGGCCCAAATCTTGGCCCGCCTGCTGAAGGGCGCCCCGGCTTTGGGTCGCGGCCCGGTGCGGCCGACGGCGGAGACGGTCGAGTCGGCCGAGGCCCTTCTGGTGTTCTCGCTGGCCGGGGAGTGGTATGCCGTCCCTCTCGCTCAGGTCCGATACATCTGGTCCGTCCGGTGGGTTCAGTCCGTCGAGGAGAAGGCCGCTACCCCGACGGAATCCGTCGAGGTATTCACCCGAGTCCCGGGGGCTCCGCCGGAAGTCCGGGGGGTCATGAGCCTCCGGGGGCGCATGGTCGTGGTCTACGATACCCACCGCCGGTTGGGCCTCCCGCCGCCGGACACGACGCGCCTGTGGATCTTGGTCATCCAGGACGGAGACGACCGGGTCGGACTCTTCATCGAGCGCCAGTCTTACGTATACCGTGTGTCGCCGGAGGCCATCTTACCGCCGCCGTTCCATCTGCCGTCCGAGAAGTCGGAATTCCTGCGGGGCATCGTGCAACACGGCGACCGAGTCATCGGCGTGTTGGACTTGGACCGCTTCCTGGCTCTGTAG